A stretch of Metabacillus sp. FJAT-52054 DNA encodes these proteins:
- a CDS encoding MFS transporter: MQAAERRPSVNPTVYPILFAIGFVHLLNDTMQSVVPAVFPILERSMNLSYGQLGWIGFALSMTSSIMQPVVGWLTDKKSAPYVLPFGMGLSMIGMLGLAFAPSFGFVLLSVIFIGLGSAAFHPEGSRVAYMAAGGKRGLAQSIYQVGGNFGQSLAPLMTILIFIPLGQFGSIWFTLVAALAVFVLLFVSKWYSNQLIRFPKTVKATVKTTTRKRTKQVGFAITLLVFLVFARSWYSAGISNYFQFYLIEDYGISIREAQYFIFLFLASGVIGTFLGGPLADRFGKRNVILFSMVGSAPFALILPHVSLIWVYPLFFIIGVIILSSFSVTVVYAQELIPGKIGTVSGLIVGLAFGMGAIGSAFLGMLADVWGLYATMTLCSVLPVIGILTVFLPSDQKLREWEEESQTQ, encoded by the coding sequence ATGCAAGCTGCTGAAAGAAGGCCATCGGTCAATCCGACGGTGTATCCGATTCTTTTTGCGATCGGATTTGTACATTTACTAAATGATACGATGCAATCTGTCGTTCCGGCTGTGTTTCCGATTTTGGAGAGAAGCATGAACCTATCTTATGGCCAATTGGGGTGGATTGGATTTGCGCTTAGTATGACGTCTTCCATTATGCAGCCGGTTGTGGGATGGCTGACAGATAAAAAGAGTGCGCCGTATGTGCTTCCGTTCGGAATGGGGCTGTCGATGATCGGAATGCTTGGGCTGGCATTTGCACCAAGCTTCGGCTTCGTGCTGCTTTCGGTTATTTTCATCGGGCTTGGTTCGGCGGCGTTCCATCCGGAAGGGTCACGGGTTGCATACATGGCAGCGGGAGGAAAGCGCGGGCTTGCCCAGTCCATCTATCAGGTTGGCGGGAATTTTGGACAGTCGCTTGCACCGCTTATGACAATCCTGATTTTTATTCCGTTAGGGCAATTCGGTTCAATCTGGTTTACGCTTGTGGCGGCCTTAGCGGTATTCGTCCTCCTGTTTGTATCCAAATGGTACTCGAACCAGCTGATCCGGTTTCCGAAAACAGTAAAAGCGACGGTAAAAACGACGACCAGAAAAAGGACGAAGCAGGTAGGCTTTGCGATTACGCTGCTCGTTTTCCTCGTGTTTGCCCGTTCCTGGTATTCTGCCGGAATCTCAAACTATTTTCAGTTTTACTTAATTGAGGATTATGGAATCTCCATTAGGGAAGCACAATACTTTATTTTTCTATTCCTGGCTTCCGGTGTGATTGGAACATTCCTCGGCGGACCGCTTGCCGACCGGTTCGGCAAACGGAATGTCATTTTGTTTTCGATGGTCGGATCGGCTCCATTTGCGCTCATTCTTCCACATGTCAGTCTGATATGGGTTTACCCGTTATTCTTTATTATTGGAGTGATTATTCTATCAAGCTTTTCCGTCACGGTGGTTTATGCGCAGGAGCTCATTCCAGGAAAGATTGGAACAGTTTCCGGACTTATCGTGGGCCTGGCCTTCGGTATGGGGGCAATCGGGTCTGCGTTTCTCGGAATGCTTGCGGATGTATGGGGCTTGTATGCCACGATGACTTTGTGCAGTGTGCTCCCGGTGATTGGGATTTTGACGGTGTTCTTGCCATCGGATCAGAAGCTGAGGGAGTGGGAAGAAGAGTCTCAAACGCAATGA
- a CDS encoding ABC transporter permease — protein MFLNIYLKEMKDSLRDRRTLLMGVFIPILVLTGLTLFYENIMADSKQTFTLAVSSSIANDEEQLVSGLKNVNTKSFTDPEKAVRDGDAQAAVTFDSGFVQKINSGQQANATLYGDSFSKNSSVLMEMMDAQLTAFEDGVVKNRLQAANIDPMVIQPLEVKTKEMNSEDDSAAALSIFSNFLPMIIAMAIVSGAYPSATDLFAGEKDRKTMEALLITPVSRTKMLLAKWLTVSTIAVFSGFAAVAVVSLEIIFLTEKLKEALQFGDHVWIFIGITLMTSVMFALFMSSVQMLASLISKSVKEAQSYQTPIMMLPILPIFTLTSTGVNETSFHHFIIPAINMFALIKEMLYGIINVQNILLTVGSTALFMVIVLAITVSLFKKDQWVMGK, from the coding sequence ATGTTTCTTAACATTTATCTAAAGGAAATGAAGGATTCGCTCCGGGACCGGAGAACGCTGCTGATGGGAGTGTTTATTCCGATACTGGTTCTTACGGGACTCACTCTGTTTTACGAAAACATCATGGCGGATTCGAAGCAAACTTTTACCCTAGCCGTATCCTCCAGCATTGCAAACGATGAAGAACAGCTGGTGAGCGGATTGAAAAATGTGAACACAAAAAGCTTTACGGATCCTGAAAAAGCCGTAAGAGATGGAGATGCTCAGGCGGCCGTTACATTCGACAGCGGATTTGTGCAGAAAATTAACAGCGGACAGCAGGCAAATGCCACTCTATATGGTGATTCCTTCAGCAAAAATTCGTCTGTATTAATGGAGATGATGGATGCACAGCTAACCGCATTTGAGGATGGGGTAGTCAAAAACCGCCTTCAGGCAGCGAATATTGATCCAATGGTCATTCAGCCCCTTGAAGTCAAGACGAAAGAAATGAACAGTGAGGATGACAGTGCTGCCGCCTTAAGTATTTTTTCAAATTTTCTGCCTATGATTATCGCAATGGCTATCGTCTCAGGCGCTTACCCTTCTGCAACCGATTTATTTGCAGGCGAAAAAGATCGTAAAACAATGGAAGCCCTCCTGATTACACCGGTAAGCCGTACGAAAATGCTTTTGGCTAAATGGCTGACTGTCTCGACCATTGCTGTTTTTTCTGGCTTTGCAGCAGTTGCCGTTGTCAGCTTAGAAATTATCTTTTTGACGGAAAAGTTGAAAGAAGCGCTCCAATTTGGAGACCATGTTTGGATTTTCATAGGAATTACACTGATGACATCCGTCATGTTCGCCCTCTTTATGTCATCCGTGCAAATGCTCGCGAGTCTTATCTCAAAATCAGTAAAAGAGGCCCAAAGCTATCAAACTCCGATCATGATGCTGCCTATTCTGCCGATCTTTACCCTAACAAGCACGGGTGTAAATGAAACGAGCTTTCACCATTTCATCATTCCCGCAATCAATATGTTTGCTCTGATAAAAGAAATGCTCTACGGCATTATTAATGTCCAGAACATTCTTTTGACTGTCGGAAGTACCGCTTTGTTCATGGTCATCGTACTTGCCATTACGGTTTCTCTGTTTAAGAAGGACCAGTGGGTAATGGGGAAATAA
- a CDS encoding ATP-binding cassette domain-containing protein, with amino-acid sequence MIQIKEVTKQFKDRKAYVTALKHISFDVKKGEVVGLLGENGAGKTTLLRSIATLITPTDGSISVAGFDTVKKSFDVKKRIGVLFGGETGLYDRLTAKENLEYFAALYGLSKHETKVRIDELAVMFGMKDYLDRKVGGFSKGMRQKVAIARTLIHDPDIILFDEPTTGLDITSSNIFRQLIHQLKSKGKTIVFSSHIMEEVQMLCDSVVMIHKGEVVYKGNLEHLYQEEASKDLNYIFMSKLVRGKSHVS; translated from the coding sequence ATGATTCAGATAAAAGAAGTAACAAAGCAGTTTAAAGATCGAAAAGCATACGTAACGGCACTCAAGCACATTTCATTCGATGTGAAAAAGGGAGAAGTGGTCGGGCTGCTCGGTGAAAACGGGGCCGGCAAAACAACCCTTCTCCGCTCAATCGCCACACTTATTACCCCAACAGACGGATCGATCAGTGTAGCGGGATTCGATACCGTCAAAAAATCCTTTGATGTCAAAAAACGAATTGGCGTACTTTTCGGAGGAGAAACCGGTTTGTATGACAGGCTGACTGCTAAAGAAAACCTTGAGTATTTTGCTGCTCTTTACGGGTTGAGCAAGCATGAAACAAAGGTACGGATTGATGAGCTCGCCGTGATGTTCGGGATGAAGGATTACCTTGACCGCAAAGTCGGCGGCTTTTCAAAGGGGATGCGCCAAAAGGTTGCGATTGCAAGAACACTAATCCATGATCCGGACATCATCCTGTTTGATGAACCGACAACCGGACTTGATATTACGTCGTCGAACATCTTCCGCCAGCTGATTCACCAGCTGAAGTCAAAGGGGAAAACGATTGTCTTTTCAAGCCACATCATGGAAGAGGTTCAGATGCTTTGCGATTCCGTTGTCATGATTCATAAAGGGGAAGTCGTTTACAAGGGGAACCTTGAGCACCTTTATCAAGAGGAAGCGAGCAAGGATTTGAACTATATATTCATGTCAAAATTAGTAAGGGGGAAAAGCCATGTTTCTTAA
- a CDS encoding LytTR family DNA-binding domain-containing protein gives MIKVGLVDDRMIDLDKLKGIVSKMDEIKIVFATQSAEEAYEYVKREEVDLLIADIEMPELSGYELADIIHTHALSIAVIFVTATSGYAVHAFELNVHDYIMKPYSKDRLEKSIQRYIEKSHSSEIAGRLFLKQKSEIHIVQKKEILFIERTGRSTTIYTKSGQVKTYQTLNELEGELRERDFIRSHRSFIINIHFVKNFSIYTKTTYMVSFEGIEEKAMITKEQIDFIQSHYF, from the coding sequence ATGATCAAAGTAGGATTAGTAGATGACCGGATGATTGATCTGGATAAACTGAAGGGCATTGTGTCCAAAATGGATGAAATCAAGATCGTTTTTGCGACCCAATCTGCAGAAGAAGCGTATGAGTATGTAAAAAGGGAAGAAGTGGATCTGCTGATCGCCGACATTGAAATGCCAGAGCTGTCAGGTTATGAGCTTGCCGATATCATCCATACCCATGCCCTCAGTATTGCGGTTATTTTTGTTACAGCGACTAGCGGCTACGCCGTGCATGCGTTTGAACTGAATGTGCATGATTACATTATGAAGCCATATTCGAAAGACAGGCTGGAAAAATCGATTCAGCGCTACATAGAAAAAAGCCACTCTTCTGAAATTGCGGGAAGACTGTTTTTAAAGCAAAAATCAGAGATTCATATTGTTCAAAAGAAAGAGATTCTCTTTATTGAACGGACGGGCCGATCGACAACCATATATACAAAGTCCGGCCAGGTCAAAACGTATCAGACGCTGAATGAACTGGAAGGGGAGCTGAGGGAACGGGATTTTATCCGCTCTCACCGTTCATTTATTATCAACATTCATTTTGTGAAAAACTTTTCGATTTATACGAAAACGACGTACATGGTTTCCTTTGAGGGCATTGAAGAAAAAGCGATGATTACAAAAGAACAGATTGATTTTATTCAATCTCATTACTTTTAA
- a CDS encoding GHKL domain-containing protein → MKGMIYAASAGIGVYFFILMLDVLPLWAAAIAGVVFIYAGVKHWFRNIGYVQHSMNGTLTGIQLLLAVSAWPAPIPVRCLLFLTFSGLEYFRFSLGKQAKAADRKMTQLLDAQNAVNETFRVVRSQRHDYLKHISAVHYLLEKGKYSEAKEYMNSLVRTYEETNISIKGEDGVAAGILHDVYQRADSLGIQIAYEFDLPISSLPMHPIDLVGLLGNMLSNAIEACEESIRVGLKDPMLTVRFEKRSGVYLLVCRNSSVQPPNDVLDSLFEKSGRSTKGQEGLGTKVIADTVKQYGGFLDFTYKEHVFTLKVKFPSIGRN, encoded by the coding sequence ATGAAAGGAATGATTTACGCGGCGTCTGCGGGAATCGGAGTTTATTTCTTTATTTTAATGCTGGATGTCCTGCCTTTATGGGCGGCTGCCATAGCTGGGGTTGTTTTTATTTACGCAGGGGTGAAGCATTGGTTTAGGAATATCGGGTATGTCCAGCATTCTATGAATGGAACGCTGACTGGCATTCAGCTGCTGCTTGCGGTCAGCGCTTGGCCCGCTCCTATTCCGGTTCGCTGCCTGCTTTTCCTTACATTTTCGGGTTTGGAATATTTCCGCTTTTCACTAGGAAAACAGGCAAAGGCTGCAGACCGGAAAATGACTCAGCTTCTCGATGCGCAGAACGCGGTCAACGAAACGTTCCGGGTGGTCCGAAGCCAGCGGCATGATTATTTGAAGCATATTTCAGCCGTTCACTATCTATTGGAAAAGGGGAAATATAGTGAAGCGAAGGAGTATATGAACAGCCTTGTACGCACCTATGAAGAGACGAATATCTCTATAAAAGGCGAGGACGGGGTAGCGGCGGGAATTCTTCATGATGTCTACCAGCGAGCAGACAGTCTCGGAATTCAGATCGCCTATGAATTCGATTTGCCGATCTCCTCCTTGCCTATGCACCCGATTGATCTGGTCGGATTGCTTGGAAACATGCTCTCCAACGCAATCGAGGCTTGCGAGGAATCGATTCGTGTGGGGCTGAAAGATCCGATGCTGACCGTACGCTTTGAAAAAAGAAGCGGGGTTTATCTCCTTGTTTGCCGCAACTCAAGTGTTCAGCCTCCAAACGACGTACTGGATTCTCTATTTGAAAAATCAGGCCGCTCAACCAAAGGGCAGGAGGGCCTTGGGACAAAAGTGATTGCAGATACAGTCAAACAATATGGCGGTTTTCTTGATTTTACATACAAGGAGCATGTTTTTACGCTAAAGGTGAAATTCCCTTCGATAGGGAGGAACTGA
- a CDS encoding serine hydrolase domain-containing protein — protein MENFDIAESMKKSFIAGAGIALIQDGRISRKAGFGVLERGQEERVTADTVFNACSISKFAAAMLAMRLVSEDVLALDEDVNRRLKSWRVPANGFTQPVTLRLLLSHQSGIKDPGGSFMELDFFRSAPSIIEILKGTTRYCPEPVHLQYEPGTEFHYSDAGYCVLEQLIQDVTGVAYEELLKSKVLKPLGMDCSTLNVLDAHAAAGHNREGSVLEEKYPVYPYPAAAGLWASADNLGKLFTELLDAVNAKSKLSISQNIAEEMIRAQGCSPWTGLGVFVNGEEISSLGWGKGFQSMAVIYPRLGTGAVIMTNTDTGFHQRDGWIGKILERILK, from the coding sequence ATGGAAAACTTTGATATTGCTGAAAGTATGAAGAAGTCCTTTATCGCGGGTGCAGGTATTGCCTTAATTCAGGACGGCCGAATCAGCCGGAAAGCAGGGTTTGGAGTGCTTGAAAGAGGGCAGGAGGAGAGAGTTACGGCTGATACCGTGTTTAATGCTTGTTCCATTAGCAAATTTGCGGCAGCGATGCTTGCCATGAGACTCGTAAGTGAAGATGTTCTTGCTTTGGATGAGGATGTCAACAGAAGGCTGAAATCATGGAGAGTTCCGGCAAATGGTTTCACACAGCCTGTAACGCTCCGTCTGCTTTTAAGCCACCAATCAGGCATAAAGGATCCAGGCGGAAGTTTTATGGAATTGGATTTTTTCAGGTCAGCTCCATCTATTATAGAGATTCTTAAAGGGACAACACGTTATTGCCCGGAGCCTGTACACCTCCAGTATGAACCTGGTACTGAGTTTCATTATTCAGATGCCGGATACTGTGTGCTGGAGCAGTTGATCCAAGATGTGACAGGGGTAGCGTATGAGGAATTGCTAAAAAGCAAGGTGCTGAAACCACTCGGTATGGATTGCAGTACGTTAAATGTTTTAGATGCTCATGCGGCAGCGGGCCATAATCGGGAAGGCAGTGTACTGGAGGAAAAGTATCCAGTATACCCATACCCTGCAGCTGCCGGTTTATGGGCGAGCGCGGATAATCTTGGAAAGCTATTTACTGAATTGCTTGATGCCGTGAATGCAAAAAGCAAATTGAGTATATCCCAAAATATTGCTGAAGAGATGATTCGTGCACAGGGATGTTCACCGTGGACAGGATTAGGGGTTTTTGTAAACGGAGAGGAAATTTCCTCGCTTGGCTGGGGCAAAGGGTTTCAAAGTATGGCGGTCATTTATCCCCGCCTTGGCACTGGGGCAGTCATCATGACGAATACGGATACGGGTTTCCATCAAAGGGACGGGTGGATTGGAAAGATTTTAGAACGTATTCTAAAATAA
- a CDS encoding site-2 protease family protein, whose product MKKTSMILMSSMCGAAGGFGTYFLFDYFHLEMSWSTLLWMVFYVLAGHYLTVLFHEAGHLAGGAAAGMNFHSMLVGPVLLIKERDKTALKWEKHGLSIGGKATMYADIQEKKVSIEKQLYWHILSGPLASLLAGTAALALSFATTQVWLFIFSMLSLLAGITNLVIGETQDAIPDGAALKNLKNPQLKEIFIAAYVIFGNVKNNWNELPSAIAEKARRAVLEKPDNLMSVSVASSIGQYDMSRGAQEEAVTLLGFFTERSPAVKRGYSWDQLDANYLLACYMAGAITDKEDIHRIADRVKKRDMLSYEKAQFVLAAAKGDEKQADEALRRAIDCTSKFSLIYGDGELERTLLQMVDRLKVSSIA is encoded by the coding sequence ATGAAAAAAACAAGTATGATTTTGATGAGCTCTATGTGCGGAGCCGCTGGAGGGTTTGGCACCTATTTTTTGTTTGATTACTTTCATTTGGAGATGTCCTGGAGTACGCTGCTCTGGATGGTTTTCTATGTACTGGCAGGCCATTACCTGACTGTTCTTTTTCATGAGGCTGGTCATTTAGCAGGTGGAGCGGCGGCAGGTATGAATTTTCACAGTATGCTGGTGGGACCGGTTCTATTAATTAAAGAACGGGATAAGACGGCTCTTAAATGGGAAAAACATGGTCTAAGCATTGGCGGCAAAGCTACTATGTATGCTGACATTCAGGAAAAGAAAGTTTCAATTGAAAAACAGCTTTATTGGCACATATTGAGCGGTCCCCTTGCCAGTCTTCTAGCAGGAACAGCGGCATTGGCTCTCTCTTTCGCGACAACTCAAGTGTGGCTCTTCATTTTCTCTATGCTCAGTCTTTTAGCGGGGATAACCAATCTAGTGATAGGTGAAACCCAAGACGCAATTCCTGATGGAGCTGCTCTTAAAAACTTAAAGAACCCTCAACTAAAAGAGATATTTATTGCAGCTTATGTAATCTTCGGGAACGTTAAGAATAATTGGAATGAGCTTCCTTCCGCCATTGCTGAAAAGGCAAGACGAGCTGTTCTGGAAAAGCCCGATAACCTTATGTCAGTGTCTGTTGCATCTTCAATCGGCCAGTATGATATGAGCCGGGGTGCTCAGGAAGAAGCTGTCACGCTGCTAGGTTTCTTTACGGAACGTTCCCCTGCTGTGAAGCGGGGCTATAGCTGGGATCAGCTGGACGCGAACTATTTGCTCGCATGCTACATGGCAGGAGCCATAACAGATAAGGAAGATATTCACAGAATAGCAGACAGAGTAAAAAAACGTGACATGCTTTCATATGAGAAGGCCCAATTTGTTTTGGCAGCAGCAAAGGGAGATGAAAAACAAGCGGATGAAGCATTGAGAAGAGCTATAGATTGCACTTCCAAATTTTCTTTAATTTATGGAGATGGAGAATTGGAACGGACACTATTGCAGATGGTGGATCGTTTAAAGGTATCGTCGATTGCATAA
- a CDS encoding MSMEG_1061 family FMN-dependent PPOX-type flavoprotein produces the protein MIQFQNVIESAEQLNEIWGKPGKLASNKVIDHLDQHCINFLSLSPIALIGTSNSNGECDVSPRGDHPGFILILNEKQLVIPERPGNKRLDSIRNLLENPHASLLCLIPGLDESLRITGKASVIRDQDILEQMQARGKTPIAGIAIEAEECFIHCGKALKRSQLWDSEKWPAVDELPKANEMLAAHAKFDEFDANSVAAALEESYKKRLY, from the coding sequence ATGATACAATTTCAAAATGTGATAGAATCAGCGGAACAGCTGAATGAGATATGGGGAAAACCGGGTAAACTCGCTTCAAACAAGGTCATTGACCACTTGGATCAACACTGTATAAACTTTCTGTCTCTCTCCCCAATTGCATTGATCGGTACTTCCAATTCTAATGGAGAATGTGATGTATCTCCACGGGGAGATCATCCTGGTTTTATCCTGATACTGAATGAAAAGCAGCTTGTCATTCCGGAAAGGCCAGGAAACAAACGCTTAGACTCCATTCGCAACCTATTAGAAAACCCTCATGCAAGTCTGTTATGCCTGATTCCCGGTTTGGATGAATCGCTAAGAATAACGGGGAAAGCTTCTGTTATCAGAGACCAGGATATTCTGGAGCAAATGCAGGCAAGGGGAAAAACGCCGATTGCAGGAATTGCAATAGAGGCAGAAGAGTGTTTTATACATTGCGGAAAGGCTTTGAAGCGATCCCAGCTATGGGATAGCGAGAAATGGCCGGCAGTGGACGAATTGCCTAAAGCAAATGAAATGCTGGCCGCTCATGCAAAATTTGATGAATTTGATGCTAATAGTGTAGCTGCAGCTCTGGAAGAAAGCTATAAGAAACGATTGTATTAG
- a CDS encoding peptidoglycan-binding protein has translation MSSVKRSLANDFGKAPAAPPASENLPVKRGDTGDLVKDVQRKLIAAGYSLTADGIFGAGTEAAVIAFQKKNKLTADGIVGSQTYAALSKVKPPSASYPLPSGVYRDGSSGEPVKQIQRALQKLGLYSGSIDGQYGPQTTAAVRRFQNRYASLADDGVYGPGTRTYMLNALK, from the coding sequence ATCAGCAGCGTAAAACGCTCCCTCGCAAATGACTTTGGCAAGGCACCCGCTGCACCTCCAGCTTCCGAAAATCTGCCGGTAAAAAGAGGCGACACGGGAGATCTGGTTAAAGATGTCCAGAGGAAATTGATTGCCGCTGGATACAGCTTGACAGCGGACGGGATTTTTGGAGCAGGTACCGAAGCAGCGGTCATTGCTTTTCAAAAGAAAAACAAACTTACCGCTGACGGCATCGTCGGCAGTCAGACATATGCCGCACTCAGCAAAGTCAAGCCGCCCTCTGCCAGTTATCCGTTGCCTTCAGGAGTATACAGAGACGGATCATCAGGCGAACCTGTTAAACAAATTCAGCGCGCCCTGCAAAAACTCGGGCTCTACAGCGGTTCCATCGACGGACAATACGGTCCCCAGACAACCGCTGCCGTACGCCGCTTCCAAAACCGCTATGCTTCCCTGGCAGATGACGGTGTGTACGGACCGGGTACTCGAACTTACATGCTTAATGCATTGAAATAG
- the nagA gene encoding N-acetylglucosamine-6-phosphate deacetylase codes for MLAITHATVYAEFETFRPGYVLVKEGKVAEVGPMEKFQMHSGFVELKLSQTIELIPGMIDMHIHGAGGADAMDSEEEALTAMANQLVQEGTTAFLPTTMTSETQSIEKALTNIAVCMSRPSEGAEILGVHVEGPFLSPKRAGAQLPTHFLKPDVALFKHWQEKAAGAIKLVTMAPELEGGMELADHLTNTGVIPSIGHSDALFSEGERAANHGVRQATHLFNGMRGLHHREAGTAGFALLDPRIKCEIIADGVHVAPEMILLAYRLKGPEGMIMITDSMRAKGLENGVYDLGGQDVYVKDGKAELENGSLAGSVLKMNEAVQNMKRFTGCSMEDIVQMASVNPAKQLNIFDRKGSIKPGKDADLTALSKDGDVVLTICRGKIAYQKGGWA; via the coding sequence ATGCTTGCAATCACTCACGCAACGGTTTATGCAGAGTTTGAAACATTCCGGCCTGGATATGTACTTGTTAAAGAGGGGAAAGTGGCAGAAGTCGGACCGATGGAAAAGTTTCAAATGCATTCAGGCTTTGTCGAGCTGAAACTTAGCCAAACAATCGAGCTGATTCCCGGGATGATCGATATGCACATTCACGGAGCCGGCGGGGCTGATGCGATGGATTCAGAAGAGGAAGCACTTACAGCGATGGCAAACCAGCTTGTTCAAGAAGGAACTACAGCCTTTTTGCCAACAACGATGACTTCCGAAACTCAATCCATTGAAAAAGCCCTAACTAATATAGCTGTCTGCATGTCTAGACCTTCTGAAGGTGCGGAAATTCTCGGAGTCCATGTAGAAGGGCCATTTTTGTCACCAAAGCGGGCAGGAGCACAGCTGCCGACTCATTTCTTAAAACCGGATGTCGCTCTTTTTAAACATTGGCAGGAAAAAGCAGCCGGTGCGATTAAATTAGTTACAATGGCTCCAGAGCTTGAAGGCGGTATGGAACTTGCGGATCATCTCACGAATACAGGAGTTATTCCATCCATCGGGCATTCCGATGCGCTATTTTCTGAAGGGGAAAGGGCGGCAAATCATGGGGTGCGCCAGGCAACCCATTTATTCAATGGAATGAGGGGGCTGCATCACAGGGAGGCAGGAACAGCCGGTTTTGCGCTGCTGGATCCGCGAATCAAGTGCGAGATTATCGCTGACGGGGTTCACGTTGCACCTGAAATGATCCTTCTTGCATACCGTCTCAAAGGTCCGGAAGGGATGATAATGATTACGGATTCCATGAGAGCCAAGGGGCTGGAAAATGGAGTGTACGATCTTGGCGGCCAGGACGTGTATGTGAAAGATGGAAAAGCAGAGCTTGAAAACGGATCACTTGCCGGAAGTGTATTGAAAATGAATGAAGCGGTGCAGAACATGAAGAGATTCACAGGCTGCTCTATGGAGGATATCGTGCAAATGGCATCTGTGAATCCTGCAAAGCAGCTGAATATATTTGACCGGAAAGGCAGCATTAAGCCTGGAAAGGATGCAGATTTGACGGCTTTATCAAAGGATGGAGATGTGGTGCTGACGATTTGCCGCGGGAAAATCGCTTACCAAAAAGGGGGATGGGCATGA
- the nagB gene encoding glucosamine-6-phosphate deaminase yields the protein MKLIAAADYRDMSKKAAGIFLKQMEQKRQSVLGLATGGTVKGVYSELVELFLEGKISFAEAASFNLDEYFGMKKEDPNSYFSYMQEQFFSHTDFAGESNYIPDGTAADPIDECSRYDRLIEQSGGVDLQLLGIGENGHIGFNEPGTSFEIGTHLVGLTESTRQANARYFEVMEQVPKEAITMGIGTIMKSRKIVLLASGGKKAAAIEQLWYGKVTEDFPASVLKLHPDATIIADEEALSGVRMEGKGELSQ from the coding sequence ATGAAATTAATTGCAGCAGCGGATTATCGGGATATGAGTAAAAAAGCAGCCGGTATTTTTTTAAAGCAGATGGAACAAAAAAGGCAGTCGGTTCTGGGTCTGGCAACAGGCGGGACGGTTAAAGGGGTTTATTCTGAACTGGTTGAATTATTCCTCGAAGGGAAAATCTCTTTTGCAGAGGCGGCTTCCTTTAATCTGGATGAATATTTTGGAATGAAAAAAGAGGATCCGAACAGCTACTTCAGCTACATGCAGGAGCAATTTTTCAGTCATACGGATTTTGCTGGAGAAAGCAATTACATTCCCGATGGAACAGCTGCTGATCCTATAGATGAGTGCAGCCGTTATGATCGATTGATTGAACAATCAGGCGGAGTCGATCTGCAGCTGCTTGGCATTGGAGAAAATGGTCATATTGGGTTTAACGAACCTGGCACGTCTTTTGAGATTGGCACCCATCTCGTAGGGCTGACGGAATCAACGAGACAGGCGAATGCAAGGTACTTTGAAGTGATGGAACAGGTACCAAAAGAAGCCATCACAATGGGAATCGGCACCATTATGAAAAGCCGCAAAATCGTCCTCCTTGCTTCAGGAGGGAAGAAGGCAGCTGCGATTGAGCAGCTATGGTACGGAAAAGTGACAGAGGATTTCCCGGCATCCGTACTGAAACTTCATCCTGACGCAACGATCATTGCAGATGAGGAGGCACTTTCTGGTGTTCGGATGGAGGGGAAAGGGGAGCTTAGCCAATGA